The DNA region AACAGGAGGTATGTCGGGTGACCGGCGGCGTTTCCCAGGGCGGATAGGAGGCGCAATCCGGGGGCGTACGCCAGGGAATCGAAGCAGACCAGGAGTGTATTTGCCATTTATTCGCCCGATAAAAAAGGAAGCTGAATCAAGCCAAAACTCACTATAGCACAGAACTGCGGGCGTTTCCACGACGCGGTTGATAGTTGGCGGCGGTTGGGGGACAATAGGCGCAACACTTTTTCGCCCGACGCTGTTTTACAACATCATCTCAACTATGACGGTCGCTTCAGCCCCGGCGAGCGTCAATCCGGCGATGAGCGACAAAGCGATTAAAAGCGGCCTCACGGGTCTCCGCAACGTTAAAGTAACGCGGAACTACATCCTCCTGATCGCGGCCATCTTCGCCGCGGAGCTGGGGTACGGGATAGTCATCCCGGCGCTCCAGCTCTACTCGACGAAGGTCCTGGGCGCCACGGTGGGGCTGGTCGGTGTGGCAATCGCGGCCTTCCCCTTCACCAACACTTTTTTGAAAATCTTCGGCGGCTCCCTGGCCGACCGCTACGGGCGACGGCTGATGATCGCCATCGGCCTGACCATCTCCTGCCTGAGCCCCCTCCTTCTCTCGCTGATCAACGTCTCCTGGCTGATTTGGCTCTACATCCCCATCCGCGCCATGGACGGCACGGGGAACTCGGTCATCTGGCCGGCGGCCAACGCCATGGTGGCGGACATGATGGGGCGCAAGCGCCGCGACGCCGCCCTGGGCGTGCTGAACCTGAGCTTCGCCCTGGGCTCCGGTGTCGGGCCGGCCATCGGGCTGTACCTCATGGACTGGTTCGGGGGGGTCGAGGGGGGAGGCGCCAAGTGGACCTTCTGGACGGCGTCCATCCTCATCGGTCTGACGGCGTTGGGCGCTTTCGTCTTCATGCAGGAGACCCTGCGCCGTCGGAGGAAGGAACCCGCGAAGGCTCCGCGCAGAGCCGACGTCATCCACGACTGGTGGAGAGAGCTGGGACAGGCCCTGTC from bacterium includes:
- a CDS encoding MFS transporter; its protein translation is MSDKAIKSGLTGLRNVKVTRNYILLIAAIFAAELGYGIVIPALQLYSTKVLGATVGLVGVAIAAFPFTNTFLKIFGGSLADRYGRRLMIAIGLTISCLSPLLLSLINVSWLIWLYIPIRAMDGTGNSVIWPAANAMVADMMGRKRRDAALGVLNLSFALGSGVGPAIGLYLMDWFGGVEGGGAKWTFWTASILIGLTALGAFVFMQETLRRRRKEPAKAPRRADVIHDWWRELGQALSALYKNGKLLALSLQGFINMFIVGINTSVLVFYADNVLRLQTYQIGFGFLFLSLSTILCVYPAGRYAERIGRKYLMIFGMFLVSSAMVMLPFITRAGFYYTMMLLSGAGVAMILPSWMSLTVENMPLRGRATVLGGVGTITSFGLVVGPIVAGYLYEGIAPQAPFFFAAALIAANAVFITYVFRDHHERNRYRRAEYRSPYYVPRD